From the Phyllopteryx taeniolatus isolate TA_2022b chromosome 16, UOR_Ptae_1.2, whole genome shotgun sequence genome, one window contains:
- the LOC133466081 gene encoding relaxin-3-like isoform X2, whose amino-acid sequence MWKVVLLAVCLLANEVHTMDNPLYGVKLCGREFIRAVIFTCGGSRWRRSLRTSEDLISSHQDSSEELSHNPVMESIRYRNRDLDFLSSENQERIFSRPTRSFITEEILEALRKADRKGREVVLGLSNACCKWGCSKSEISSLC is encoded by the exons ATGTGGAAAGTTGTGCTTCTGGCTGTGTGTCTGCTGGCAAATGAAGTTCACACCATGGACAACCCATTGTATGGCGTCAAGCTCTGTGGTCGTGAGTTCATTCGAGCAGTCATCTTCACTTGTGGTGGCTCACGATGGAGACGATCGCTCAGGACTTCAG AAGACCTAATCAGCTCCCATCAAGATTCCTCAGAGGAACTGAGTCACAATCCTGTGATGGAGAGTATACGCTACAGAAACAGAGATCTGGATTTCCTATCAAGTGAAAACCAAGAGAGAATTTTCAGCCGGCCAACTCGTTCTTTTATCACAGAGGAGATTCTCGAAGCCCTGCGGAAGGCAGATCGCAAGGGCCGGGAAGTGGTTTTGGGTCTTTCCAATGCATGCTGCAAGTGGGGCTGCAGCAAGAGTGAGATCAGCTCCCTTTGCTGA
- the LOC133466081 gene encoding relaxin-3-like isoform X1, translating into MWKVVLLAVCLLANEVHTMDNPLYGVKLCGREFIRAVIFTCGGSRWRRSLRTSAEDLISSHQDSSEELSHNPVMESIRYRNRDLDFLSSENQERIFSRPTRSFITEEILEALRKADRKGREVVLGLSNACCKWGCSKSEISSLC; encoded by the exons ATGTGGAAAGTTGTGCTTCTGGCTGTGTGTCTGCTGGCAAATGAAGTTCACACCATGGACAACCCATTGTATGGCGTCAAGCTCTGTGGTCGTGAGTTCATTCGAGCAGTCATCTTCACTTGTGGTGGCTCACGATGGAGACGATCGCTCAGGACTTCAG CAGAAGACCTAATCAGCTCCCATCAAGATTCCTCAGAGGAACTGAGTCACAATCCTGTGATGGAGAGTATACGCTACAGAAACAGAGATCTGGATTTCCTATCAAGTGAAAACCAAGAGAGAATTTTCAGCCGGCCAACTCGTTCTTTTATCACAGAGGAGATTCTCGAAGCCCTGCGGAAGGCAGATCGCAAGGGCCGGGAAGTGGTTTTGGGTCTTTCCAATGCATGCTGCAAGTGGGGCTGCAGCAAGAGTGAGATCAGCTCCCTTTGCTGA